One region of Salvia miltiorrhiza cultivar Shanhuang (shh) chromosome 3, IMPLAD_Smil_shh, whole genome shotgun sequence genomic DNA includes:
- the LOC131018886 gene encoding uncharacterized protein LOC131018886 produces the protein MPRKRRQLETDHHQPPPARYISANMETKKSKEKSLLDGCEIGDASNKTENIECAPTSMDKGKRPFKRVKCMAKKLKPSELVGETTPESYTDRIHIINPKNVKCRRRGVKLAVETQKTGLHTSLKNRTTTATFHDKLGELNDAQKEAIRAIGFGRILELKVRQIPGKLAYWVLDKFNSASCELQVDDGRNLKVTEDDVYRVFGFPKGKELIVNFERTASNKMFEEWVSFFGVGGKEKIKIGAVLNEMVNSRDGGTWFKRHFMIAMAFSLIESTASGTVHPYIFRCLTNLHELSQWNWGEYVLRTLIDHKRSWLVDQTKVFPGPTLFLVLLYVDRFEMNRKPENRLFPIFMNWSTVGLRERQRRELEDGFFGGGSLCEPIQLPDDYMNVDQRPIENINHEGDTDIENSSLVCRIMKEAIDIAERMEKIRQLVQGATLAERQSKVFKKSVSAACKIIGVTINIDAPESSQNMDLDDHLFYDSNDSVDATSAEAIPSFEVT, from the exons GTACATATCTGCAAACATGGAGACTAAAAAAAGTAAGGAAAAATCTTTACTAG ATGGTTGTGAAATTGGTGATGCTTCGAATAAGACAGAGAATATAGAGTGTGCTCCAACTAGCATGGACAAGGGAAAACGTCCATTTAAACGAG TTAAGTGTATGGCCAAAAAGTTAAAACCAAGTGAGCTTGTCGGGGAAACAACACCCGAGTCTTATACGGATAGAATTCAcattataaatccaaagaatgTCAAGTGTCGGCGACGAGGTGTGAAGCTAGCAGTTGAGACACAGAAAACTGGACTACATACTAGTTTAAAGAATCGCACAACAACAGCCACATTCCATGATAAGTTAGGTGAATTAAATGATGCACAAAAGGAAGCCATACGTGCTATTGGCTTTGGTAGAATATTGGAATTGAAGGTCAGACAAATACCAGGGAAGTTAGCATATTGGGTTCTCGACAAGTTCAACTCTGCAAGTTGTGAGCTCCAAGTAGACGATGGGCGCAACCTCAAGGTAACCGAGGATGATGTGTACAGAGTTTTTGGTTTCCCGAAAGGCAAGGAACTGATTGTCAATTTTGAACGAACTGCGAGTAACAAAATGTTTGAGGAATGGGTCTCATTTTTCGGAGTTGGTGGTAAAGAAAAGATCAAGATAGGAGCAGTCCTTAATGAAATGGTTAATAGCAGAGACGGAGGTACGTGGTTTAAACGACACTTCATGATTGCAATGGCTTTCTCACTCATAGAGAGCACAGCCAGTGGAACAGTGCACCCATACATCTTCAGATGCTTAACCAACCTGCATGAGCTTTCACAATGGAATTGGGGTGAGTATGTGCTGAGAACTCTGATTGACCACAAACGATCATGGCTGGTGGATCAAACCAAAGTATTTCCTGGCCCAACATTATTTCTAGTC CTCTTGTATGTAGATCGCTTTGAGATGAATCGAAAGCCAGAAAATAGATTGTTCCCAATATTCATGAATTGGTCAACAGTCGGGCTTAGAGAACGGCAACGCAGGGAGCTTGAAGATGGTTTCTTCGGCGGTGGCTCTTTATGTGAACCCATTCAGTTGCCGGACGACTATATGAATGTAGACCAACGACCTATTGAAAACATAAATCATGAGGGTGATACAGATATAGAGAATAGCAGCCTGGTTTGTAGAATTATGAAAGAAGCCATAGACATCGCTGAAAGGATGGAAAAAATCCGACAACTAGTTCAAGGTGCAACCTTAGCTGAGAGACAATCCAAGGTTTTTAAGAAGAGCGTAAGTGCAGCATGTAAGATAATTGGGGTAACAATCAATATTGATGCACCAGAATCAAGCCAAAACATGGATCTTGATGATCATCTTTTCTATGACTCAAATGATTCTGTTGATGCAACTTCAGCTGAAGCAATCCCTAGCTTTGAGGTAACATAA
- the LOC131016105 gene encoding transcription factor TGA2.3-like has product MADTSPRTDTSTDADTEDKMFQSNQLQGIGASDGSDKSRDQKTLRRLAQNREAARKSRLRKKAYVQQLESSRMKLTQLEQELQRARQQGIFISSSGDQSQSIGGNGALAFDVEYARWLEEHNKRINELRGAVNSHAGDGELRIIVDGIVSHYDDIFRIKGDAAKADVFHILSGMWKTPAERCFLWLGGFRSSELLKLLINQLEPLTEQQLLAINNLQQSSQQAEDALSQGMEALQQSLAETLAGSLGPTGSSGNVANYMGQMAMAMGKLGTLEGFIRQADNLRQQTLQQMHRILTTRQSARALLAISDYFSRLRALSSLWLARPRE; this is encoded by the exons ATGGCAGATACCAGTCCTAGGACAGATACGTCTACTGATGCTGATACGGAAGATAAAATG TTTCAAAGCAATCAATTACAGGGAATAGGTGCTTCCGATGGCAGTGATAAGTCAAGAGATCAAAAG ACTCTCCGTAGACTTGCTCAAAATCGTGAAGCTGCAAGGAAAAGCCGTTTGAGAAAAAAG GCCTATGTTCAGCAGCTAGAAAGCAGCAGAATGAAATTGACACAACTTGAGCAAGAGCTTCAACGAGCTAGACAGCAG GGGATATTTATTTCAAGTTCAGGAGATCAATCTCAATCTATTGGTGGAAATG GTGCCTTGGCCTTTGATGTTGAGTATGCGAGGTGGCTGGAGGAGCATAACAAGCGGATTAACGAGCTTCGAGGCGCTGTCAATTCACATGCGGGTGATGGTGAACTCCGCATAATTGTTGACGGCATTGTGTCACATTATGATGACATCTTTAGGATTAAAGGTGATGCTGCAAAGGCCGACGTCTTTCACATCTTGTCAGGCATGTGGAAGACACCTGCTGAAAGATGCTTCCTCTGGCTTGGTGGTTTCCGTTCGTCTGAACTTCTTAAG CTACTAATTAATCAGTTAGAGCCATTGACTGAACAGCAGTTATTGGCCATCAACAACTTGCAACAATCGTCTCAACAAGCCGAAGATGCTCTATCTCAAGGAATGGAAGCATTGCAGCAGTCGTTGGCTGAGACATTAGCTGGTTCCCTCGGTCCAACGGGTTCATCTGGAAATGTTGCCAATTACATGGGGCAAATGGCGATGGCTATGGGGAAGTTAGGAACTCTCGAAGGCTTCATTCGTCAG GCGGATAACTTGCGGCAGCAAACCCTCCAACAAATGCACCGGATATTAACAACTCGCCAGTCAGCTCGCGCTCTCTTAGCTATCAGCGACTACTTCTCCCGTCTGCGGGCCCTGAGCTCTCTGTGGCTCGCCCGTCCGCGGGAATAA
- the LOC131016101 gene encoding F-box protein At5g07610-like isoform X2: MITENNDLLTEILLWLPAKSLIRFKLVSKKWLDLISSHHFSEQHTLQQRHQRCHSKLKPSLLLHLAEASTYLYLHSSPNGEKLVPYAFSSTLVEPTLRSFSNGLFLLQCRNVEKPFEVYCVYNPTTKQSKEILLNVDDMYRCVLGLNLVFDPLKSPHYKIFCIKATPRRSFSFWRSWWRRCQIEVYESDTSTWKLCGEPFLAPREVVFDHGIEWKGCIHWCGVFFDLQECVLGKHPEIVIAGDAGTEGFHQKYVESNGFLHNVAHFPEKKSVMVFELQRDYSKWSLKYHINLDGASGSLSVLSYIRGESEDEEDSKLVLHEPGKIKFYALRENCVKGLVDFGGTGFYQEGRSQSASNHTFQLIETLACV, translated from the coding sequence ATGATCACCGAAAACAACGATTTGTTGACCGAGATCCTCCTCTGGCTGCCTGCAAAATCCCTCATCAGATTCAAATTGGTGTCCAAGAAATGGCTCGATTTGATCTCGAGTCATCATTTCTCCGAACAGCACACTCTGCAGCAGCGCCACCAACGCTGTCATTCCAAGTTGAAGCCTTCCCTCCTCCTCCACCTTGCAGAGGCTTCAACCTACTTGTATCTTCACAGCAGCCCCAATGGTGAAAAGTTGGTGCCATATGCTTTCTCCTCGACTCTAGTTGAGCCAACTTTACGGAGCTTCTCCAACGGCCTCTTTCTGCTCCAGTGCCGTAATGTTGAGAAGCCTTTTGAAGTTTATTGCGTTTACAATCCAACCACAAAGCAGTCCAAGGAGATCTTGCTCAATGTGGATGACATGTATAGATGTGTTTTGGGGCTCAACCTGGTATTTGATCCTCTTAAATCGCCTCATTACAAGATTTTTTGCATCAAGGCTACTCCGAGGAGATCATTCAGCTTCTGGCGGAGTTGGTGGAGGCGCTGTCAGATTGAGGTGTACGAGTCTGATACAAGCACTTGGAAGCTTTGTGGTGAACCATTTTTGGCTCCACGAGAAGTGGTGTTTGATCATGGGATAGAGTGGAAAGGCTGCATCCATTGGTGCGGGGTCTTTTTTGATCTTCAAGAATGTGTTCTTGGAAAGCATCCAGAAATTGTGATTGCAGGGGATGCTGGAACGGAGGGTTTTCACCAGAAATATGTAGAGTCCAATGGCTTTTTGCATAATGTTGCTCACTTCCCCGAAAAGAAATCTGTTATGGTATTTGAACTGCAACGTGACTACTCCAAATGGTCGTTGAAGTATCACATTAACCTTGATGGAGCTTCAGGGTCACTGTCCGTGCTGAGTTACATCAGGGGAGAGAGcgaagacgaagaagatagCAAGTTAGTGCTTCATGAACCTGGCAAGATTAAGTTTTATGCGCTGCGAGAGAACTGCGTGAAGGGGCTCGTTGATTTTGGAGGGACGGGATTTTACCAAGAGGGACGCTCTCAATCTGCTTCTAACCATACTTTTCAACTCATTGAAACACTAGCTTGTGTTTGA
- the LOC131016101 gene encoding F-box protein At5g07610-like isoform X1, which yields MMIPDSDKLTRLIGVQDRSCTLIMITENNDLLTEILLWLPAKSLIRFKLVSKKWLDLISSHHFSEQHTLQQRHQRCHSKLKPSLLLHLAEASTYLYLHSSPNGEKLVPYAFSSTLVEPTLRSFSNGLFLLQCRNVEKPFEVYCVYNPTTKQSKEILLNVDDMYRCVLGLNLVFDPLKSPHYKIFCIKATPRRSFSFWRSWWRRCQIEVYESDTSTWKLCGEPFLAPREVVFDHGIEWKGCIHWCGVFFDLQECVLGKHPEIVIAGDAGTEGFHQKYVESNGFLHNVAHFPEKKSVMVFELQRDYSKWSLKYHINLDGASGSLSVLSYIRGESEDEEDSKLVLHEPGKIKFYALRENCVKGLVDFGGTGFYQEGRSQSASNHTFQLIETLACV from the exons ATGATGATCCCCGACAGCGACAAATTGACGAGATT AATAGGTGTGCAAGATAGATCCTGCACTTTGATAATGATCACCGAAAACAACGATTTGTTGACCGAGATCCTCCTCTGGCTGCCTGCAAAATCCCTCATCAGATTCAAATTGGTGTCCAAGAAATGGCTCGATTTGATCTCGAGTCATCATTTCTCCGAACAGCACACTCTGCAGCAGCGCCACCAACGCTGTCATTCCAAGTTGAAGCCTTCCCTCCTCCTCCACCTTGCAGAGGCTTCAACCTACTTGTATCTTCACAGCAGCCCCAATGGTGAAAAGTTGGTGCCATATGCTTTCTCCTCGACTCTAGTTGAGCCAACTTTACGGAGCTTCTCCAACGGCCTCTTTCTGCTCCAGTGCCGTAATGTTGAGAAGCCTTTTGAAGTTTATTGCGTTTACAATCCAACCACAAAGCAGTCCAAGGAGATCTTGCTCAATGTGGATGACATGTATAGATGTGTTTTGGGGCTCAACCTGGTATTTGATCCTCTTAAATCGCCTCATTACAAGATTTTTTGCATCAAGGCTACTCCGAGGAGATCATTCAGCTTCTGGCGGAGTTGGTGGAGGCGCTGTCAGATTGAGGTGTACGAGTCTGATACAAGCACTTGGAAGCTTTGTGGTGAACCATTTTTGGCTCCACGAGAAGTGGTGTTTGATCATGGGATAGAGTGGAAAGGCTGCATCCATTGGTGCGGGGTCTTTTTTGATCTTCAAGAATGTGTTCTTGGAAAGCATCCAGAAATTGTGATTGCAGGGGATGCTGGAACGGAGGGTTTTCACCAGAAATATGTAGAGTCCAATGGCTTTTTGCATAATGTTGCTCACTTCCCCGAAAAGAAATCTGTTATGGTATTTGAACTGCAACGTGACTACTCCAAATGGTCGTTGAAGTATCACATTAACCTTGATGGAGCTTCAGGGTCACTGTCCGTGCTGAGTTACATCAGGGGAGAGAGcgaagacgaagaagatagCAAGTTAGTGCTTCATGAACCTGGCAAGATTAAGTTTTATGCGCTGCGAGAGAACTGCGTGAAGGGGCTCGTTGATTTTGGAGGGACGGGATTTTACCAAGAGGGACGCTCTCAATCTGCTTCTAACCATACTTTTCAACTCATTGAAACACTAGCTTGTGTTTGA